From one Lolium rigidum isolate FL_2022 chromosome 4, APGP_CSIRO_Lrig_0.1, whole genome shotgun sequence genomic stretch:
- the LOC124706656 gene encoding uncharacterized protein LOC124706656 isoform X1, whose product MCSAILEVPDSVQEPAVQHQLVFPPLLSLSHAFYSAVAVITLVVWPQDLCGTCSSRMLATGWSTPSYSQVPWLQCYFHVFSRQRVLRVVHISMTSTHVLGKHSSEVRTSVTCFKRRIHAFTFIPGSMKRRNTLQMEAICAHSPQERINGKLEAWLLVSKEYLNDISWRALLG is encoded by the exons ATGTGCTCTGCTATTCTTGAGGTCCCCGATTCCGTCCAAG AACCAGCAGTCCAGCACCAGCTGGTCTTCCCTCCGCTCCTCTCGCTCTCGCATGCGTTCTACAGCGCCGTCGCTGTGATCACTCTTGTGGTCTGGCCTCAAGACCTCTGTGGAACGTGCAGCTCAAGAATGTTGGCCACCGGTTGGTCCACACCTAGCTATTCTCAAGTACCCTG GTTACAATGTTATTTCCATGTGTTTTCTAGACAACGTGTTCTCAGAGTAGTTCATATATCTATGACATCCACTCATGTGTTGGGAAAACATTCAAGTGAAGTACGTACTTCAGTGACTTGCTTCAAACGCCGAATACATGCATTTACCTTCATTCCAGGAAGCATGAAGAGGAGAAACACTCTGCAAATGGAAGCAATCTGTGCGCACA GCCCACAAGAACGAATCAATGGAAAACTAGAAGCATGGTTATTAGTTTCAAAAGAATATTTGAATGACATTTCATGGAGAGCACTGCTCGGATAG
- the LOC124706656 gene encoding uncharacterized protein LOC124706656 isoform X2 — protein MCSAILEVPDSVQEPAVQHQLVFPPLLSLSHAFYSAVAVITLVVWPQDLCGTCSSRMLATGWSTPSYSQVPWLQCYFHVFSRQRVLRVVHISMTSTHVLGKHSSEVRTSVTCFKRRIHAFTFIPGSMKRRNTLQMEAICAHSMFFFSSTVFYIKWMLSFRFRTHDLQRYRNN, from the exons ATGTGCTCTGCTATTCTTGAGGTCCCCGATTCCGTCCAAG AACCAGCAGTCCAGCACCAGCTGGTCTTCCCTCCGCTCCTCTCGCTCTCGCATGCGTTCTACAGCGCCGTCGCTGTGATCACTCTTGTGGTCTGGCCTCAAGACCTCTGTGGAACGTGCAGCTCAAGAATGTTGGCCACCGGTTGGTCCACACCTAGCTATTCTCAAGTACCCTG GTTACAATGTTATTTCCATGTGTTTTCTAGACAACGTGTTCTCAGAGTAGTTCATATATCTATGACATCCACTCATGTGTTGGGAAAACATTCAAGTGAAGTACGTACTTCAGTGACTTGCTTCAAACGCCGAATACATGCATTTACCTTCATTCCAGGAAGCATGAAGAGGAGAAACACTCTGCAAATGGAAGCAATCTGTGCGCACAGTATGTTCTTTTTCTCATCAACTGTATTCTACATCAAATGGATGCTTTCTTTCAG GTTTAGAACACACGATTTGCAGAGATATAGAAACAACTAA
- the LOC124647921 gene encoding uncharacterized protein LOC124647921, with protein sequence MQQPQPSCKFEEEAKMTGDPLLVLDALVQVFPQVNLSTLIEVSISFKGDLEAAAGYVVHNVLPNIGPDDINADMNEEILEVSADTNSHLLAASVVNGTLSEPSQFDVAAKEDSAGTQDSPMGEHLTQSPSAGLASDLAVLPQESNSPVIAGTQNSVTEHENQQEVMHSSNHHTCGHGDEQVQCSSSETNQGMPVSEDNLALHDDGSHDRNMGSNYSICPESIDHIISAENYNKNALLSNVAAISEMLEEVELSEAETKNVVTEASQAGNDILVEAAKLKEMSTSVVEENNKVAAEVFAEKSVLAAEAQGLQSRLSVISDERNHFVTIIDEMHETLQRRRELAQADRAAAEREMVERETTAKEMLKEQEVLLEAAKEESKRLEQQAQENAKLRELLTDRGHVVDALHGEMLGIFDNIAQLQYRVDMGQLASSTMSSSVESAANKFSPEEPLHFSAPSLPSPVNSAPSRLIYADEPPELAPSSLAGSVPSAPCKLVSVGEPLQLASPNLSSSVKSATSESSWSSATESTSSYNGDEEIAVASPHDKFALDDSWDVVEEEEQCIC encoded by the exons ATGCAGCAGCCGCAACCCAGCTGCAAGTTCGAG GAGGAAGCGAAGATGACGGGCGATCCGCTCCTCGTCCTGGACGCCCTCGTTCAGGTGTTCCCGCAG GTTAACTTGTCAACCCTCATAGAAGTTTCAATTTCATTCAAAGGCGACCTTGAAGCCGCCGCGGGATATGTCGTCCACAACGTGCTACCAAATATTGGCCCGGATGACATTAACGCAGATATGAATGAAGAAATTCTTG AAGTATCTGCTGACACAAACAGCCATCTGTTGGCTGCATCCGTTGTTAACGGCACCCTTTCAGAACCCAGTCAGTTCGATGTCGCAGCCAAAGAGGATTCAGCTGGAACTCAGGATAGTCCCATGGGAGAGCATTTGACGCAATCGCCTTCTGCAGGATTAGCATCTGATCTGGCCGTTCTACCGCAAGAAAGCAATTCCCCTGTGATTGCTGGCACGCAGAACTCTGTTACTGAGCATGAAAACCAGCAAGAAGTAATGCATTCTTCTAACCACCATACGTGTGGTCATGGTGATGAACAAGTACAATGCTCATCTTCCGAGACAAACCAGGGCATGCCAGTTTCTGAAGATAACTTGGCGCTACATGATGATGGTTCACATGATAGGAACATGGGATCAAACTATTCTATTTGCCCCGAATCCATTGACCATATTATCTCTgctgaaaattacaataag AATGCATTGCTGTCAAATGTGGCAGCGATAAGTGAAATGCTAGAGGAGGTTGAGCTTAGTGAAGCAGAAACAAAAAATGTTGTAACTGAAGCAAGCCAAGCTGGAAATGATATTCTCGTAGAGGCGGCGAAGCTGAAAGAAATGTCCACCTCTGTAGTGGAAGAGAACAACAAG GTTGCAGCAGAGGTTTTTGCTGAGAAATCTGTTCTAGCAGCAGAAGCGCAGGGGCTGCAGTCTAGGTTGTCCGTCATTTCTGACGAACGAAACCACTTCGTGACGATCATCGATGAg ATGCATGAAACTCTTCAAAGAAGACGTGAATTAGCACAAGCAGACAGAGCAGCCGCTGAGAGGGAAATGGTTGAAAGGGAGACAACAGCTAAAGAAATGCTGAAAGAGCAGGAAGTCCTACTAGAAGCTGCCAAGGAAGAGTCTAAAAGGCTGGAGCAACAAGCACAGGAGAATGCAAAG CTGAGGGAGCTACTGACGGACAGAGGCCATGTTGTTGATGCATTGCA TGGTGAAATGCTAGGGATCTTCGACAACATTGCACAGCTCCAGTACAGAGTTGATATGGGGCAACTAGCTTCGTCGACCATGTCCAGCTCAGTCGAGTCAGCAGCTAACAAATTTTCGCCTGAAGAACCGCTGCATTTCTCTGCACCGAGTTTGCCCAGCCCAGTCAATTCAGCACCTTCGAGACTAATTTATGCTGATGAACCGCCGGAACTTGCTCCATCGAGCTTAGCAGGCTCAGTTCCATCGGCGCCCTGCAAACTAGTTTCTGTTGGTGAACCACTGCAACTAGCTTCACCGAACTTGTCCAGCTCCGTCAAATCGGCAACTTCTGAGAGCAGCTGGTCTTCTGCTACAGAGTCAACTTCAAGTTATAATGGTGACGAGGAGATCGCTGTTGCTTCTCCCCATGACAAGTTTGCTCTGGATGACAGCTGGGATGTGGTTGAAGAAGAGGAACAATGCATCTGCTAA
- the LOC124649083 gene encoding peptide-N4-(N-acetyl-beta-glucosaminyl)asparagine amidase A-like, translating into MAPRLLLLLLLLPLLLGPVLAEVPGHYAVRYARPGALANAAAAQEYLDPTYPLPPPPPMAPTCTVPVLSHSFANTYGAAPATAAYAPPPGCPAPWSQVVLSFSVEISGDQYDRVAAVWLDGAELLRTTTAEPTPDGIRWTVRKDVTRYSALLRSPPAGVLSVMLENLVNDVFTGLYNVTVSLEFHGTPPYPLISEVTHTSSSSDKPKLPESYFQAPADLILPISEATGDSGYWFRIQNSSDSRSSLLTIPTSTYRAVLEVFVSPHSNDEFWYSNPPDLYIQANNLSTGRGNAAYREVVVSVDGRFAGSFVPFPVIYTGGINPLYWQPVSALGAFDLPTYDIELTPFLGLLVDNRTHEIAISVVDGIAEWLVDANLHLWLDPSWLEVEAALGPYQTPGLSISRRYTTQMLNGSFSIKAKRKSFFTGWVSCSLGNLTTEVETETEAKSLVEFTNDGTNKTVQLKVERETEVVVRSEKGKEMGKLTTEAEYPLSFYYLDTEDAGEDGMSVMKGTLSHTLDIQTKAECGGFQSEARLVDEQTAAGWMLVKDHDVVNGTATTSQRYSYSDDQWEYERSIDAADGAVLSDNVSEKFSPPDDHLQAAASACLPGTGTGRNCDRTASAADIAAM; encoded by the coding sequence ATGGCGCCGcggcttctcctcctcctcctcctcctcccgctcctcctcggcCCGGTTCTCGCCGAGGTCCCAGGCCACTACGCCGTCCGCTACGCTCGGCCGGGGGCCTTGGCCaatgcggcggcggcccaggagtACCTCGACCCCACCTACCCGCTCCCGCCCCCTCCGCCCATGGCGCCGACCTGCACCGTGCCGGTGCTGTCCCACTCCTTCGCCAACACCTACGGCGCCGCCCCGGCCACGGCCGCCTACGCGCCCCCGCCCGGGTGCCCCGCGCCCTGGTCCCAGGTCGTGCTCTCCTTCTCCGTCGAAATCTCCGGCGACCAGTACGACCGCGTCGCCGCCGTCTGGCTGGACGGCGCCGAGCTCctccgcaccaccaccgccgagccCACCCCGGACGGCATCCGCTGGACCGTGCGCAAGGACGTCACCCGCTACTCCGCCCTCCTCCGCTCCCCGCCCGCCGGCGTCCTCTCGGTCATGCTCGAGAACCTGGTCAACGACGTCTTCACCGGCCTCTACAACGTCACCGTCTCCCTCGAATTCCACGGAACCCCTCCTTACCCACTTATCTCCGAGGTAACtcacacctcctcctcctccgacaagCCGAAGCTGCCGGAATCCTACTTCCAGGCGCCGGCCGACCTGATCCTGCCGATCTCGGAGGCCACCGGCGACAGCGGCTACTGGTTCCGCATCCAGAACTCGTCCGACTCGCGCTCCAGCCTGCTCACCATTCCGACGAGCACCTAccgggcggtgctggaggtgttCGTGTCCCCCCACTCCAACGACGAGTTCTGGTACTCCAACCCGCCGGACCTCTACATCCAGGCGAACAACCTCAGCACGGGGCGGGGCAACGCGGCGTACCGCGAGGTGGTCGTGAGCGTGGACGGCCGCTTCGCCGGCTCCTTCGTGCCGTTCCCCGTCATCTACACGGGCGGCATCAACCCGCTCTACTGGCAGCCCGTGTCCGCGCTCGGCGCCTTCGACCTGCCCACCTACGACATCGAGCTCACcccgttcctcggcctcctcgtcgACAACAGGACCCACGAGATCGCCATCAGCGTCGTGGACGGCATCGCCGAGTGGCTCGTCGACGCCAACCTGCACCTCTGGCTCGACCCCAGctggctggaggtggaggcggcgctcGGGCCGTACCAGACGCCAGGCCTGTCCATCTCCCGCAGGTACACGACGCAGATGCTGAACGGCAGCTTCAGCATCAAGGCCAAGCGCAAGTCCTTCTTCACCGGCTGGGTCAGCTGCTCGCTCGGCAACCTCACCACCGAGGTGGAGACGGAGACGGAGGCCAAGAGCCTGGTGGAGTTCACCAACGACGGCACCAACAAGACCGTGCAGCTCAAGGTGGAGAGGGAGACGGAGGTGGTGGTCCGGTCGGAGAAGGGGAAGGAGATGGGCAAGCTCACCACCGAGGCCGAGTACCCGCTCTCCTTCTACTACTTGGATACAGAGGACGCCGGCGAGGACGGCATGTCCGTCATGAAGGGTACCCTGTCCCACACCCTCGACATCCAGACCAAGGCGGAGTGCGGAGGCTTCCAGAGCGAGGCGCGGCTCGTCGACGAGCAGACGGCGGCGGGCTGGATGCTCGTCAAGGACCACGACGTCGTCAACGGGACGGCCACGACGAGCCAGAGGTACAGTTACAGCGACGACCAGTGGGAGTACGAGCGGTCCATCGACGCGGCGGACGGCGCCGTGCTCAGCGACAACGTCAGCGAGAAGTTCAGTCCCCCCGACGACCACCTCCAGGCCGCGGCGAGCGCTTGCCTCCctggaactggaactggaaggAACTGCGACAGAACGGCGTCGGCGGCCGACATTGCTGCAATGTAA
- the LOC124706656 gene encoding uncharacterized protein LOC124706656 isoform X3: protein MCSAILEVPDSVQEPAVQHQLVFPPLLSLSHAFYSAVAVITLVVWPQDLCGTCSSRMLATGWSTPSYSQVPWLSNRAAGGCCFYSLSAVWDVIFSGSVRAFFQV from the exons ATGTGCTCTGCTATTCTTGAGGTCCCCGATTCCGTCCAAG AACCAGCAGTCCAGCACCAGCTGGTCTTCCCTCCGCTCCTCTCGCTCTCGCATGCGTTCTACAGCGCCGTCGCTGTGATCACTCTTGTGGTCTGGCCTCAAGACCTCTGTGGAACGTGCAGCTCAAGAATGTTGGCCACCGGTTGGTCCACACCTAGCTATTCTCAAGTACCCTG GTTGTCGAACAGAGCTGCTGGTGGCTGCTGCTTTTATTCTCTCTCTGCCGTTTGGGATGTTATCTTTTCTGGTTCTGTAAGGGCATTTTTTCAGGTCTGA